From the Bacillus alveayuensis genome, the window AGCTGCACGCTGCCATCTTTACGATGAAAAAAATGCTTGAATCATTGCATGAAACACACGTCAGCGACTTTATGCTGGAGCAAATTGCTTATCCGTTCATCGATCAATTGCGAGAAGATATTTATATGAAAACAGCGGAAGTGAAAAATATCGCCCATTCGTTTACGGTAGAAGACTTTTTATCAGATAGTATTTTCAATGTAAGAGAGCTCTTATTTGCCAGTGAATATTTCCGTTTTGAACGTGTCATGGTTTATCGGCATATATGGCTTTATTTACTCAATCGAAAAGATTGGGTGAAGGAAGAATACGAATATATGGCCGAACGATTAAAGGAAGAAATTCAAGAAAAAGGGCCTTTTATTATAGAAAGTGATATCGCCGCTATGAATGCTTTATTTCTGCAAAACGAGGATGATATAGTGATGGAGCGCCTTGACTTATATTCTGACTTGATGCTCCCTTATTCCTTTGATTGGATCGGTTATATAACAGGGCGCAGGGAGTGGCAGCGTTTGCGAAAATGGAGCGCTTATTTGTTCCGTCATATTACAGGCTTTTTACAAGAAGACTTATCTTATGGGGAAAAGCGCCAAACGGTGAGCTTTTTATTAACGCTATTTTCTGAATATGAAGAGCATACAGGTGATAAGGAGTTCTTTGAACGAGCGTGTCAAAAAATGCTTCCATTTAGCTATGCAGAATACCATTATTTTTTAATGGAAGAAGGCGACTATGAAACGTGGACAGAGCTGCAGCAAATGGTCGGCTTTCCTCTTCATGAAATTGAACGCACGATCTTAAAAACGATTGAAAAAGAAGCGCCTGATAAGCTTCTCCCCCTTTTACACGATGAAGTGGAGCACTTCATATTAGAAAAAAACCGCAGCAGCTATAAACAGGCGGTCAAATATTTAAAGCAATTAAAACGAATTTATAAAAAGCTAAAGCGGACGGAAGTGTGGGAAAGCTATTTACAAAAATTAATCGCGAAACATAAACGGCTCCGCGCCTTCCAAGAGGAGCTTAAGAAAGGAAAGTTGCTAGATGCTTAACCTCTTGACGCTATTCGTACATCCCGATCGACTTGAAAATCATTTTTTTAGCATCGTATGCACCGATGCTGATGGTATCGTCATACCTGTGGAGTTATGGAAGAAGCAGCTTTTTGTATGGCATGAATCATCTTATTTTGGCACCGAGTTTTTGTCAGAAAATGACGATGATGTGGGAGAATTAATCTTATCTCCGTGGCAGGCTGTGGAGTTTTTGGCGAAAAAGCCGTACAGCTCGCTTCTCGATGTGCAGTTTTCCGATGAGGCAAAAGCAGAGCTCGATTTAGCCACTTGCATTTATGATACCGTTCAAAAAGGGAGCTTTATGCCTGATTTTACGGCCTTCCAGCAGAGGAAGATTGCTTGGAGGCCGATTGATTTCGAGTTAGATGGTGAGGCGAAAGAATGGTTTTCGGCAGCAGTTTCCGATTTAATCGAACGAAATCCAATGCTGCAAGAAGCATGGCAGGAGGTGCTGGAAAACCATCCAGTGTTAGCGAGCTTTGGCGGCCATTTTTTAGATGAAGAAGACTGGCTTGAGAAAATTGGCTGGACGGTTCGTGACCTTCCGTTTACGATTGGCCTCCGTTTAAACGAACCGGAGTTTGATGGTGATGACTGGAAGCTGGAGTTATTTTTGCGTAATAAGAAAAATCGAGATTCGCTTCATTTTTACGAAGGCGAACAAAGCCTTCCTGCTCGTTGGAAAAAATATATGGATTTCATTGAGCGGGAGCAAAAGAGATTTCATGAAATTCTCCCATGGCTTTCGTTTCAAAATGGTGTCACGCTCGTGTCGGAAGAGGAAGCATGGCGCTTTTTAACAGAAGGAAGCGAAACTCTTGTGAACATGGGCATTGAAATTCTTTTGCCATCCTGGTGGAAAATGGTGAAAGAAGCGAAAATGCAAGTGAAAGCGAAAATGTCTTCCACTTCGACGGGCGCTTCGTTCGTTGGTATGAATCAATTAATCGATTTTGACTGGCGTTTTTCCACAAACGGCGTGGAATTATCAGAGGAAGAGTTTCATAAGCTTGTCGAGGAAAACCGCAGACTCGTGCACATTCGCGGACAATGGATTCAGCTCGATCCGAAGTTCATTGAACAGATGAAGCAAGTATTAAAACGAGCGGAAAAAGAAGGGCTTCAAGTTATCGATATTTTAGAGCAAGAGCTATTAGAGGTAAAGACGAGCGACATCGATCAAGAAGACGACTTGCGGGCTTTTGCAAACATTCAAATTGAGCTCAATGCACAAATGAAGGCACTTGTGAAACAGATGAAAGAAATCAGTGCCATTCCGCCTGTTCACGTTCCGGATACATTTTTAGGAGAGCTGCGCCCATACCAAGAGCAAGGCGTGAATTGGCTAGTGTTTTTGCGCCGCTTCGGGTTTGGCGCTTGTTTAGCTGATGACATGGGGCTTGGAAAAACCGTGCAAATGATTGCTTATTTTCAATATGTAAAGGAACACGAACATCCAGAGGCGCCTGCGTTAATTATTGCGCCAACCTCTGTTCTCGGCAACTGGCAAAAAGAGTTTGAAAAATTTGCTCCTCATTTAAACGTGAAGCTTTATTATGGCACGAATCGGAAAAAAGGCGATGAGTTTTCATCATTTATTTCTGATGCGGATATTGTCATTACGTCATACGGTTTAAGTCACGGTGATTTTGACGAATTGTCATCTGTGACATGGAGTGCGATTTGCCTGGATGAAGCGCAAAACATTAAAAACGCTCATACGAAGCAATCCCGTTCGATTCGTAAATTAAAAGGAAAGCATCACATTGCGTTAACGGGAACGCCGATGGAAAACCGGTTAACCGAATTGTGGGCGATTTTTGATTTTATCAATAAAGGCTATTTAGGGACACTAAACCGTTTTCAGCGCAGCTTTGTGCTGCCGATTGAAAAGGAGCGGAATGAAAAGAAAATTGCTGAGCTGCGCAAATTGATTAAACCGTTTTTGCTGCGGCGTACGAAACGGGATGAAGAAGTGCAATTAAACTTGCCGGACAAGCAGGAGCAAAAAGAATACATCCCATTAACGGTCGAGCAGGCTTCCCTTTACGAGCAGCTTGTCAAGGATACACTGGATGAGATCGCATCCGTCAGCGGCTTCGAACGAAAGGCGCTTATTTTGAAAATGCTCGGAAAACTAAAGCAGCTTTGCAACCATCCTGCATTATACTTGCAAGAGGAGTCGCCGAAAAAAATAGTCGACCGCTCACACAAGCTGGAGAAGCTGCTGGAGCTCGTAGCTGCCATTCGCGAACAAAACGAAAGCTGCCTCATTTTCACGCAATATATTAAAATGGGCGAAATGATGAAAAACTTGCTAGAAAAAGAGTTTAATACAAACGTTTTATTTTTAAACGGCAGCCTTTCCAAAGCAAAGCGCGATCAGATGGTAGAAGCCTTTCAAAACCGGAGGCATCACATTTTCATCTTGTCATTAAAAGCGGGCGGCACCGGATTAAATTTAACAGCGGCCAATCACGTCATCCACTTTGACCGCTGGTGGAACCCGGCCGTCGAAAACCAAGCAACAGACCGCGCCTTCCGCATCGGCCAAAAACGCTTCGTCCACGTGCATAAATTGATCACAACCGGTACCATTGAAGAAAAAATTGATGAAATGATTGAAAAGAAACAATCATTAAACGACGAAATCATCCAAAGCGACAACTGGATCACCGAGCTTTCAGCAGATGAGTTAAAGGAACTGTTTACATTGTCGATTCGATAAGAGGTAAGGATGTGGAGCTTTGTTTTTGCGGTGGCGGACATTGGCGGCACTATATTAAGGTACGGGGCAGAGATTTTGCGGTAAACTGCCTTTTCGTTAAGGTAAGAAAACTGCATCGCGGCTTGAGAGTTGATACAACGATCGGATCCTTTCGCGGCCACACCGCTTTTGGCGCTTGCTGCATCGAATGTTCTCATGTAAGAAAACTGCATCGCGGCTTGATTTTTATTGCAATAAACTGATTCTTTTGCGGCCACATTGAATAAGGAGGCATAAGCAATGGCGAATGCGAAAAAGAAGGACAAAAAATCCCCTGCATGGGAAAAATTTTACGAACTAATCGAAAAAATCGTTGGCAAGTAAAGGAAAATTTTCGTGCCCGCTCGATTGGCGGGCACGAAAATTTTGCGTTAATCATTCGGGTCCAGTGCTATATCTATAGGTGCCGGCGCTTAATCTCTCGGGTTCACGCGCTAATCTCTCGGTTTTCGACCACTTATTTATCCGTTCCGGCGCTTAATCTCTCGGGTTCACGCGCTAATCTCTCGGTTTCGCACCTTAATCTCTCGGTTCCACCACTTATTCTCTCGGTTTCGACACTCAATCTCTCGGTTTCACCACTTATTCTCTCGGTTTCCGTCCACAATCTCTCGGTTTCGCACCTTAATCTCTCGGTTCCACCACTTATTCTCTCGGTTTCGCACCTTAATCTCTCGGTTCCACCACTTATTCTCTCGGTTTCGACACTCAATCTCTCGGTTCCACCACTTATTCTCTCGGTTTCCGTCCACAATCTCTCGGTTCCACCACTTAATCTATCGGTTTCGCACCTTAATCTATCGGTTTCGCACCTTAATCTATCGGTTTCGCACCTTAATCTATCGGTTTCGACACTCAATCTCTCAGTTTCCGTCCACAATCTCTCGGTTTGAGCACATAATCTCTCGGTTCCACCACTTATTCTCTCGGTTTACTCACGGGCTACTAAATTTTTCCACACACGCGTAACAACACATACCTTTTAATTTATCTGAATGTTTAGTAAAATGTCATTAATCAAAATAGTTAAGGGATGGTGGCTATGGAAGTCCCATTTTACAGGAATTTTTATATCATAGAAAAGAACTCCGTTATTCAAGTCGAGTTTTTTGAATATCAAAACTATACACAGGCTGTGATTAGCCGTGAATCTCCTGATGAAGTCGTATCAGGTAATGCTGTGCATCCGTGTCGGAAAGAAGCCTTTAAGCAAGCTGTGAAAAATTTTAAGCAGCATGAATCTTCCTTATATTCTCGTGCAAGCTTATATAATCGGAAAATTAAGCTATAAATCGTAAAAAAAGAAATACCAGCCTTTGATGGACTGGTAAAAGATGGGGACTTATTGGAGGATTTCGACTGATTCTTTCTAAAGAGGGTTTTAGAGGATATGAGTGGGAGCTTTTCATTTACTCATCGTAGACTCACCATTTCAGCCATTACGCCCACCTACTCTTTGGATATGAGTGGGAGCTTTTCATTTACTCATCGTAGACTAAGCCTTTTCATGATGACACTCATTCATTCGTTTCTTGCACAGCTAATTCCCGTGTTCTTACTTGCGGAGGCGGGGTTCCCATGAATTGAACAGAATCGGCGACAACTTCTGTGACGTAGACACGCTTTCCTTCATTATTTTCATAATTTCTCGTTTGAATTCTTCCCGTCACACCAACGATCGAACCTTTTCGACAATAATTAGCTGTATTTTCTGCCGTCCTTCTCCACAATGTACAGTTGACAAAGTCTGCATCGATCTCTCCGGCACTGTTACGGTACTTTCGGCTAACAGCGAGGGTTATATTCGCAACTGCTGCTCCCTCACTTGTATAGCGGATTTCTGGGTCACGAGTGAGCCTACCGACAAGAGTTACTTGATTAATCACCATAAACCTCCTTTCCTTCTTGCTACATCTTCATTGTAAAGGCTGAAGTATATTTTGAAAAAAACGCAATAATTGATTTTGCTAGCATATGTACTACATAAAATTTCATTTTCGACTACAAATTTCACCTTTTTATCAGTTTTTCCCGCATATTTCTTTAAATTTCGATATCTTTCTCTCTTTTTTTATTCCGTGAATCAATGATGAATGAGAAATGTTTAGGACCGAAGAAGCGAATACTATGAAGGATATCAGTGATAGCTGCAGGATAGTGTTGATCGTTGGGGAATAGTGCATTTATATAGCGACTTTCGGTATCCTGTAAAAAAAACTGTTGGACATGCATCCTTTTTTCTGGAAACTCAAAGCGAATACGAACGATTTCCGCATGGTAAATGGCGTGATAATATGCGTCAATAATGGCATGGACTGGAACACGAAAATAATGAAATTTACCTACTTCATGAGAAGAATGAGGAATACACATGACAAGTTGTTCGACTGTTTCATGGCCTAAATGCTCTTTATGATACACTTGCAAAGTTTTAAAGTGAAAAATCTCCATACTGACCTCCTTTTGTTTTTTCTTTTTCAGTATAATCCTTTATATTCCCGTCCACATATCCACTTTTATTTAAAATTAGCTAAAATAATGCAAATTCCGTTATAATAGGTCATTTTTCCCATTTTTTCAAATGGATTCATTCATTTTAGCCAATTTTCATTCATTTTCTCTATCGTTCCTTTTTAGAACAAATATATGATTGTGTTTTATTAGAACCGACTCATCAACGGTTTTCTTATACGATATCAGTAACGGAAAGGGTAAAGTTGGTGGTTCAGTGGACGAATTAAAAAAATTTCAAGCGAATGTGCGATTTTTTCGAATAAAAAAAGGCTTAAGTCAAAGCCAATTAGCGGAAAAACTGAATGTGACAAGACCTGTTATTAGCAAACTAGAAACTGGCAAACAACAGCCAAGCTTAGAGCAGCTGATTCAAATAAGTGAAGTGCTGGAGGTTAGCATTGATCATTTGCTTGGACGCGGTGAAAAGCCACAGCTGTTGACAGATGTTTTGGAGCCATATTACACAGAAAAACATTTAGAAGAAGTGGTCGACTATTTAATGAAACATCCTGATCTGTATCATGCTATAGAAGAATTAGCCAAAAGCGATGATAAAGGAAAAAAATACGAGCGTTATATTGTCAAAATGATTAAAGAACTATTAAAAATAGACTAATTGTAAATGAAAGAGGTTGGCACGAAGAGGTCAACCTTTTTTTGCTCGGTTTGGATTGTATTCGACATACATTGGATTGTATTCGACATACATTGGAATGTATTCGACATACATTGGATTGTATTCGACACATATTGGATTGTATTCGACACACATTGGATTGTATTCGACACTATTTCTTCATTTCGACTCTGTTTGGCAAATACCGCTGCTTTTTTAGTCTAGCTCCACTCATTATAAGGAAAACATCATTATGATATAATAAACGAAAGGCTGTTTTTTTGGAGGGCTTAAATTGAAAACCTTTAAGTTAGTTGGATTGAAAATTGAACGGAAGGATCGAGAAGGCCGTATTGAAGAGCTTCCTTTAGCCGATGGGTTAATCATTAATAAGGAAGATGGAGAAAATTCATGGTTGATTGAAGCCCTTCTTTCCAAGCGTTATCGGTATTACTTTGAACATGTTCTCCAAAACAAAGCGGAGCTGCGATTATTTGTGACGATTACGAAAAAAAATAATACACCTGCCCAAATTATTGCAAAAGTCCGCTCCATCATGACTCTTGAAGAGCATATTTCCGTATTATTAGAAGGGCGAATGTTTACCCTTCGATCAGCAAAGGTCGATGCTGAAAAAATTTTACACGACTTAGTCGCAAAAGGTTTAACTGGAAAAGAACTGTTAGATTCATTTAAAAAGAAAATGTATCGACAGCCTGATTAAACCACAATTGAAGAGCCTTTCTTATGCCAATACAAGTGCCGTAGCTCGAATTGCTATTTGTATGCGTTTGCTGCTTTGAAGATTTTAGGAGACTCTTATAAAAAACATGACGCCGTTTCCAAGAACGGCGTACGCTTATTATTGATTATCTTCTTCATCATTTAGATCTTCATCTGCATTATCCTCTAAATTATTCCCCATGTCCTCTTTCATATCCTCTTCTTGCTGACGTTCTGTCTCATCATCAACTGGAGGAACGTCTTCATCGTTCACATCTTCATCATTCAGATCTTCATTATTCATGTCCTCATCATTTATGTCTTCTTCATTTTGCACATCTTGATCTCCTGGTGTTTGGTCATCGTCAGTATTACATCCTGTTGCAAACATCGCAACCATCCATGTGGTCATAAACAGTAGTAACCATTTTTTCTTCATAATGATATGCTCCTTTCAAATAATGATTAGGTTCAACCACTGTTATCTTTCCCAAAAATTGTTTCTTCATACATAAACATTTATTTTCTCTCCATGAATCGTTGCACGCATTGCAAAGGATGACTGCAAACTAAAATGAAATGTATGTTCGCTAATGTATCACGGAAAAATTCTTTGTTCAGGAGGAAGAGAAAATAGAAAGAGGTCTGGGGATATCCAAAAAATAAGTGCCTGACCTAATACAACTAGATCAGACACCGATGGGAAACCTCAAACTTACCTAAAAGAGGGGAGATATGTAGTCAGGTTCATTTTATGGCAAACATTAATTCTGCTTCACAGGCTGTTTCGCCGTCTACAGTTGCAACTGCTTTTCCTTTTCCAATTGGGCCGCGTTGGCTTATGATTTCTACTTCAAGACGAAGCTGGTCGCCTGGGCGTACTTGTTTTTTAAAACGGCATTTATCAATTCCCGCAAAAAGAGGCAGCTTTCCTTTATTTTCTTCTTTTCTAAGCATAGCAACTGCGCCAACTTGTGCGAGCGCCTCAACGATTAAAACACCTGGCATAACCGGATATTCTGGAAAATGTCCATTAAAAAACTCTTCATTTACTGTGACGTTTTTGATACCAACAGCACGTTTACCTTCTTCGATTTCAAGAATGCGGTCAACGAGTAAAAACGGATAGCGATGTGGGATCGTTTCTTTAATTTGTTGAATATCGAGCATGTCTGAAACCTCCTTGTGTTTTATTCAATACGACAAAGGGAAGGCGTATACCTGCCTTCCCTCCACACAGTATATGCCTATTCCTTTTCTTTTTCAACAAGATCTATAATATGCTGCCACGTTGATGGCTTTAATGCATCTAAAGGGTTTCCGTCTCCTAATACCCCGTATCCGACCATTGCTCCTATCACTAGACTAAGTGCCATTCCGAAAACGATCAAAACGAGACG encodes:
- a CDS encoding hypothetical protein (product_source=Hypo-rule applied; cath_funfam=4.10.280.30; pfam=PF04434; superfamily=52540) gives rise to the protein MLMREMNKELVFQCGEQMKALLPSELDENQQLLKKGLLLFRKGHVYNAELHETIITANVQDVIRVSVKLDLEDVSASTCTCPARFLCRHILALFLYVYAATGDIGSFLEAWKNEQPRTKLKSFEKAGLLQKGTRQKAETVQGWYDYFENELAKHIHTALSPAALWQTLFYRYYGKIKRTTPLKEELKKLYQLHAAIFTMKKMLESLHETHVSDFMLEQIAYPFIDQLREDIYMKTAEVKNIAHSFTVEDFLSDSIFNVRELLFASEYFRFERVMVYRHIWLYLLNRKDWVKEEYEYMAERLKEEIQEKGPFIIESDIAAMNALFLQNEDDIVMERLDLYSDLMLPYSFDWIGYITGRREWQRLRKWSAYLFRHITGFLQEDLSYGEKRQTVSFLLTLFSEYEEHTGDKEFFERACQKMLPFSYAEYHYFLMEEGDYETWTELQQMVGFPLHEIERTILKTIEKEAPDKLLPLLHDEVEHFILEKNRSSYKQAVKYLKQLKRIYKKLKRTEVWESYLQKLIAKHKRLRAFQEELKKGKLLDA
- a CDS encoding SNF2 family DNA or RNA helicase (product_source=COG0553; cath_funfam=1.20.5.340,3.40.50.10810,3.40.50.300; cog=COG0553; pfam=PF00176,PF00271,PF12419; smart=SM00487,SM00490; superfamily=52540), whose protein sequence is MLNLLTLFVHPDRLENHFFSIVCTDADGIVIPVELWKKQLFVWHESSYFGTEFLSENDDDVGELILSPWQAVEFLAKKPYSSLLDVQFSDEAKAELDLATCIYDTVQKGSFMPDFTAFQQRKIAWRPIDFELDGEAKEWFSAAVSDLIERNPMLQEAWQEVLENHPVLASFGGHFLDEEDWLEKIGWTVRDLPFTIGLRLNEPEFDGDDWKLELFLRNKKNRDSLHFYEGEQSLPARWKKYMDFIEREQKRFHEILPWLSFQNGVTLVSEEEAWRFLTEGSETLVNMGIEILLPSWWKMVKEAKMQVKAKMSSTSTGASFVGMNQLIDFDWRFSTNGVELSEEEFHKLVEENRRLVHIRGQWIQLDPKFIEQMKQVLKRAEKEGLQVIDILEQELLEVKTSDIDQEDDLRAFANIQIELNAQMKALVKQMKEISAIPPVHVPDTFLGELRPYQEQGVNWLVFLRRFGFGACLADDMGLGKTVQMIAYFQYVKEHEHPEAPALIIAPTSVLGNWQKEFEKFAPHLNVKLYYGTNRKKGDEFSSFISDADIVITSYGLSHGDFDELSSVTWSAICLDEAQNIKNAHTKQSRSIRKLKGKHHIALTGTPMENRLTELWAIFDFINKGYLGTLNRFQRSFVLPIEKERNEKKIAELRKLIKPFLLRRTKRDEEVQLNLPDKQEQKEYIPLTVEQASLYEQLVKDTLDEIASVSGFERKALILKMLGKLKQLCNHPALYLQEESPKKIVDRSHKLEKLLELVAAIREQNESCLIFTQYIKMGEMMKNLLEKEFNTNVLFLNGSLSKAKRDQMVEAFQNRRHHIFILSLKAGGTGLNLTAANHVIHFDRWWNPAVENQATDRAFRIGQKRFVHVHKLITTGTIEEKIDEMIEKKQSLNDEIIQSDNWITELSADELKELFTLSIR
- a CDS encoding methyl-accepting chemotaxis protein (product_source=COG0840; cath_funfam=1.20.5.170; cog=COG0840; superfamily=58022); this translates as MSVETDRLRCETDRLRCETDRLRCETDRLSGGTERLWTETERISGGTERLSVETERISGGTERLRCETERISGGTERLRCETERLWTETERISGETERLSVETERISGGTERLRCETERLAREPERLSAGTDK
- a CDS encoding hypothetical protein (product_source=Hypo-rule applied; cath_funfam=3.20.20.80) produces the protein MEVPFYRNFYIIEKNSVIQVEFFEYQNYTQAVISRESPDEVVSGNAVHPCRKEAFKQAVKNFKQHESSLYSRASLYNRKIKL
- a CDS encoding single-strand DNA-binding protein (product_source=KO:K03111; cath_funfam=2.40.50.140; cog=COG0629; ko=KO:K03111; pfam=PF00436; smart=SM00417; superfamily=50249; tigrfam=TIGR00621), whose protein sequence is MINQVTLVGRLTRDPEIRYTSEGAAVANITLAVSRKYRNSAGEIDADFVNCTLWRRTAENTANYCRKGSIVGVTGRIQTRNYENNEGKRVYVTEVVADSVQFMGTPPPQVRTRELAVQETNE
- a CDS encoding hypothetical protein (product_source=Hypo-rule applied) — encoded protein: MEIFHFKTLQVYHKEHLGHETVEQLVMCIPHSSHEVGKFHYFRVPVHAIIDAYYHAIYHAEIVRIRFEFPEKRMHVQQFFLQDTESRYINALFPNDQHYPAAITDILHSIRFFGPKHFSFIIDSRNKKREKDIEI
- a CDS encoding transcriptional regulator with XRE-family HTH domain (product_source=COG1396; cath_funfam=1.10.260.40; cog=COG1396; pfam=PF01381; smart=SM00530; superfamily=47413), with the protein product MDELKKFQANVRFFRIKKGLSQSQLAEKLNVTRPVISKLETGKQQPSLEQLIQISEVLEVSIDHLLGRGEKPQLLTDVLEPYYTEKHLEEVVDYLMKHPDLYHAIEELAKSDDKGKKYERYIVKMIKELLKID
- a CDS encoding hypothetical protein (product_source=Hypo-rule applied; cath_funfam=3.30.70.1380; pfam=PF14183) — translated: MKTFKLVGLKIERKDREGRIEELPLADGLIINKEDGENSWLIEALLSKRYRYYFEHVLQNKAELRLFVTITKKNNTPAQIIAKVRSIMTLEEHISVLLEGRMFTLRSAKVDAEKILHDLVAKGLTGKELLDSFKKKMYRQPD
- a CDS encoding hypothetical protein (product_source=Hypo-rule applied; cleavage_site_network=SignalP-noTM); this translates as MKKKWLLLFMTTWMVAMFATGCNTDDDQTPGDQDVQNEEDINDEDMNNEDLNDEDVNDEDVPPVDDETERQQEEDMKEDMGNNLEDNADEDLNDEEDNQ
- a CDS encoding 3-hydroxyacyl-[acyl-carrier-protein] dehydratase (product_source=KO:K02372; cath_funfam=3.10.129.10; cog=COG0764; ko=KO:K02372; pfam=PF07977; superfamily=54637; tigrfam=TIGR01750), whose amino-acid sequence is MLDIQQIKETIPHRYPFLLVDRILEIEEGKRAVGIKNVTVNEEFFNGHFPEYPVMPGVLIVEALAQVGAVAMLRKEENKGKLPLFAGIDKCRFKKQVRPGDQLRLEVEIISQRGPIGKGKAVATVDGETACEAELMFAIK
- a CDS encoding hypothetical protein (product_source=Hypo-rule applied; pfam=PF11772; superfamily=81324; transmembrane_helix_parts=Inside_1_35,TMhelix_36_58,Outside_59_88), with the protein product MTAEERVKATRENIKKEKKAKKETEKGKMRIRLIPIWLRLVLIVFGMALSLVIGAMVGYGVLGDGNPLDALKPSTWQHIIDLVEKEKE